The sequence TCCCGAGGACAGCGCGTGACACCCGCGGGGTGGGCAGACCCGCAGCGGGGACACTTACGGATTTGATTCATCGATTCGCTCATCATCGCCCGTCCGCGTGCGTGCATGCCAATGCGGCTCGAAGGGTCTCACCCGACCCCTTCCCCCTCTGTACGAGCACACACGCCTGCGAGTGCAACGGTGCTGCTCACCGGATGTCGCACGGAAATCGTCAAAAAGAAACAGCGCGTCCCGCAGAGCGGAGAGGCATCCCTTTTTCCCCGTGTTGCATGGGTGTGTTTCACCCCGAGCCGGCCGGGCAGGCGGCCCCGTGGAGCCCTGGTTGCGGCGGGTGCAATGCCTTGACCCGTCCGGAGGGGTCTGCTTCGGTCCGGGCCGCCGTGCGCATCCTCTTCCTCAATCCGGTGGGCATCCTCGGCGGGGCCGAGCGGGCGCTGTTGGATTTGCTGGCGTGCCTGAAGCAACTGGACGCGGGGCTGTCGCTCCATCTGCTGGCGGGCACCGCGGGGCCGCTGGTGGACGAGGCTCGCGCGCTGGGAGTGGAGGCGCGGGCGCTGCCCCTGCCGGAGCGGCTGTCCGCGCTGGGAGACAGCGCCCTGCGAGGACGCGGGCCGCGAGAGGCGCTGCGCTTCGCGGCGGAACTGGCGCCGACGCCGCTGCTGCTCGCGGGCTATGGGCGGGCGCTGCGCCGCGAGGTGGCGGCGGTGCATCCGGACCTGCTGCACTCCAATGGCATCAAGACGCACCTGCTCAGCCCGGTGACGGTGGGGCTGCCGCTGAAGCGGGTGTGGCACATCCACGACTTCCTCGGCGAGCGGCCGCTGGTGCGAAGGGCGCTGGGGACGCTGGCGCCGCTGGCCTCCGCGGCCATCGCGAACTCGCGCGCGGTGGGCGAGGACACGCGTGAGGTGCTGAGCGGAGTCCCCGTGCACGTCGTGCACAACGGCGTGGACGTGGAGCGCTTCTCACCGGGCGCGGGAGATGGAACGAGGCTGGACGCGCTGGCCGGCCTGCCGCCCGCGCCCGAGGGCACGCTGCGCGTGGGACTGGTGGCCACGTATGCGCGCTGGAAGGGGCATGACGTCTTCCTGGAGGCGGCGGCGGAGTTGATGCGGAGGAACCCCGCCCTGCCCGCGCGCTTCTACCTGGTGGGCGCGCCGCTGTACCGCACGCCGGGTTCGCAGTTCTCCGAGGAGGAATTGCGCGGGCTCATCGAGTCACGCGGGCTCGCGGGACGCGCGGGACTGGTGCCCTTCCAGCCGGAGCCGGCCGCTGTGTACCGCGCGCTGGATGTCTTCGTTCATGCCAGCACGAGGCGTGAGCCATTCGGCCTCACCATCGCGGAGGCGCTGGCGTGCGGGAGGGCTTCCATCGTCTCGCGCGCGAGCGGCGCGGCGGAGGGGCTCACGGATGGCGTGGATGCTCTGGCTGTTCCACCGGGCGATGTGAGGGCGTTGGTGGCGGCGTTGGGGACGCTGCTGAAGGACGGTGCGTTGAGGGCGCGGCTGGGTGAAGCGGCGCGGCGCACGGCGGTGGAGCGGTTCTCACGTGAGCGATATGCGAGCGAGATTCTCGCGGTGTATCGCTCGCTCGTGCGTGGGGCCTGAGCCCTTTCAGATTCAGGGCAGGTTGTCGGGCTGACTGTCGAAGAGCGCGTGGAAGAGCGTCGTTTGTGGCGGCTCCATGTTGTGGACGTAGAGGGGGATGGGCGTGTCCGCCACCTCGCGCGGGAGTCGTCGCACGTCGAAGGTCTCCTCGAGCCTCCGGGAGATGATGTCGGCGGGAGCGCGCATCTCGGGCGGGAGCGGCTCGAAGCTGACGCGTGGGTTGTGTCGCTGACGGCCGACGAAGTCGTACTGCACGCCGTAGACGGTGTAGATGGGCGCGAGGACGCTGAGGCAAGCGACGAGGGCGAAGCGGAATTTCGAAGGGTCTTGTGGATCGTCCAAGTAGGCGATGCCGCGAAAGGCGCTCGCGGCCGGACCCATGGTGCCGTCTCGAATATCGTAACCGGGAAGCAGTGGCTTCAGCGTATCCAGGCATGCCCGCCAGCGGTCGAGGTCCTTCTCCAGCCGCTCGTCCCAGAGGTCGCAGAGCTTCATGTACTCGGGCGGACTCTCCAGCTTGCCGTCGTACTCCCTGTCCGCACGCCAGTACTTCCGGGCAATGGTCAGCAACTTCTCGGTTGAAAAGTCCATGATGTCAGCGGCCCACTACGAAGAGCGACCTCAATACAGGCCTCACGCCAGCCATCTGGCCCGGCTTCAGTCTTGGTGACGACCGTGACGAAGTGGAAGTGCTGAGGCTGGAGGCTCCTCTCGACCAGGGTCATCGTGCTTCCCGAGACACAGCCTGACAGGAGCGCCAGCAGCAGAGCGGGCAGGCAGGCACACGCAAGCCGATTCGAGAGGAACATGGCGTCCACTCCAGTGGGTCGGTATGGCGTCTGGATTCTACCGAGCGATGTCCGGCGCCGGAGCCCACCCCAAGCCATGCCTTGACCCATCCCGACGGCTCTGGTTCGGTCGCGCACACTTCGAGGGCTCCCCACGTGAAGCGGACACGCAGGCTCGTCACCGTCTCGCACTCCTATGTCGTCACGCTCAACCGGCGCCTCGCCAATGAAATGGCGTGCGTGGGTGGAGGCGAATGGGACGTCACCGCCGTGGCCCCTCGCTTCTTCCATGGAGACCTGAGCCCCCTCACCCTCCAGCGCGAGCCGGGCGAGCCCGCGCGCATCGAGGACGTGCGAGCCCTCTTCAGCCGCTCGCTGCATGGCTTCGTATACGGACCGGAGCTGCGCGCGCGGCTCGCGAACGGCGTGGACCTGGTGCACTCATGGGAAGAGCCGTACGTGCTCGCGGGGCTGGAGGTGGCGCTGCTCACTCCGCGCCGCGTGCCGCTCGTCTTCTGCACCGCGCAGAATCTGTCCAAGCGCTACCCGCCGCCCTTCGCGCAGGCGGAGCGCTTCGTCGTCCAGCGTGCCTCGGGCTGGGTGGCCTGGGGCGAAACGGTGAAGGAGAACCTCCTCTCACGGCCCGGCTATGCACAGCGGCCCGCGCGCTACATCCCCATGGGCGTGGACACCGAGCTGTTCCATCCGGACCGCGCCTCCGGTGAGACGCTGCTGCGCGAGCTCGGCTGGGAGACTTCGGGCCCGCCCGTGGTCGGCTACCTGGGGCGCTTCGTGCCGGAGAAGGGCCTGCCGCTGTTGATGGAGGCACTGGAGCGGCTGACCACGCCGTGGCGCGCGCTGTTCGCGGGCGGTGGCCCGATGGAAGACGCGCTGCGGGCATGGGGCGCACGACATGGGGACAAGGTGCGCGTCATCACCGGCGTGCCGCACACCGGTGTTCCGCGCGTGCTCAACGCCATGGATGTGCTGTGCGCGCCGAGTCAGACGGCGCCGAAGTGGAAGGAGCAATTCGGCCGCATGCTCGCGGAGGGCTTCGCTTGCGGCGTGCCCGTGCTCGGAAGTGACTCCGGAGAAGTGCCGCGCACCGTGGGCGACGCGGGCCTCGTGCTGCCGGAAGCGTCACCGCCCGCGTGGACCGAGGCGCTCTCGGGCCTGCTCGAGAGTCCGGAGCGCCGCCGCGAATTGTCCGAGCGAGGCAGGGAACGCGCCGTCACCCGCTTCGCGTGGCCCGTGGTCGCACGCTCGCACCTGGACTTCTTCGCCGAAGTCATGGACGCGCGTTGATGCGACCTCAGCCCTCGCGCTCCACCACGTCGTAGATGGCCTCGGCCATTCCGTCCCACGTCTGCGAGCGCAGTGACTCGGACAGCGCGGCCACGTGCAGAGCCCACTCCGCTTCGTGCTCCCGCCACGCATCCAGCCGCCGCACCAGCCCGTCCACGTCGTCCGGGTCATCGAGCAACAACCCACGCAACGCCGCCGGGTAGCGCTCCGCCACGCCCGCGGTGCGGCTCACCAGCGCGGGCAGCCCGGCGCACAGCGCCTCGTGCACACCCAATCCGTAGGCCTCATACCGGGTCGGCGCCACCAGCAGGTCCGCCGCCGACAACAGCACCGGCACGTCCTTGCGGAACCCGAGGAACTGGATGCGCTCACCCAGCCCCTTCGCCTGCGCCTCACGCTCCCACACCTCGCGCTGCGCGCCCACGCCCACCACCTTGAGGTCCACGCCCCAGTCCCCGCGCGCGCACAACCTCGCCCACGCGTGGAACAACGTGTCGAACCCCTTGCGCCTGTCACCCAGCGCACCCACGAACAGCGCCACGCGCCGCGACTCCGGCCAGCCCAGCGCCGTCCTCGCCGCGCGCCGCTCCTCGGGCGACACCGGCCGGAAGCGCTGCGGCTCGCTGCCGTAGTACACGACGCGCACCTTCGACTCCGGCACACCCGTGGCCGCCACCAGGTCCGCGCGCGTGCGCGCCGAGTTCGCGATGATGACGCGCGCTCGCCGCAGCGCCTCGCGCTCGCCGCGCAGGTACATCCGGTGGCTCATCCGCCCCTTGAGCCAGCGCAGCGCACCCCCCACCGGCTCCGAGACATAGGCCCCGTGCACGTAGTGAACCCAGTTCGCCCCGGGCACCGGACAGTTGCCGCCATTGGCCAGCACCCGTCCGCCCTCGGCGCGCGTGCGCAACGCCCACGCGCGGCCCACCGCGTCCAGCAGCGGCTCGCCCAACATGTACGCATTGCCCGGCTTGGGCACGTGCACGAAGCGCACGTTGGAGTAGCCGAGCAGCTCCTCCGCCACCCGGTGCGCCACCAGCCGCACCGGTCCACCCTGCTTCGCCAGCCAGAGCGCGAGCGCCAGGTTGGCGCGGTCCATTCCCCCGGTGGCGACGAAGTCACCGGCGATGAGCGTGTACGGTCTTCGCATGGGCCATGGCGCCGAAGAGCGCCGCGTTGAGCAGCCAGAACTCCATGCCTGTCTGGCTCAGGAACAGCGGATAGCTGAAGGTCAGCGCCACCGCGCCCAGGTTGTACGCGAAGATGACGCTGCCCCACAGCCAGAACTCTTCCTTCCCCTCATCCTTCCGCTGGGCCACACGGAACCCCCACCACAGCGTGGCCAGCAGGCCCAACGGGTAGAGAAGGATGGTCAGGAAGCCGCCGTCGAAGACCCAGGCCGTCCACTGGATTTCCACCCACAGCGGGGGGCGCTCCGGGTCGCTGTTGTCCCCGAAGTACGCGTTGGCCATGCCGTAGCGGCCCAGGCCCGCGCCCAGCGGATACTCCGGCAGGAGCTCCTCGAACGTGCCCTCCAGGAAGCGGCCGCGATTCTGGTGGTAGACGTCCTCGGGCCGCCCCTCCACGAGGGTGGACCAGCGATTCAAGACCGCGTCGCCGCCCACCGCCACGGCCCAGCCGAAGGCGCCCACGCCCGCGGCGCCCATGACGCCCAACAGCACCAGCAGCCGCATCACGCGGCCACTCAGCGCGAGCACCCCCGACATGGCCAGCAGGCACACGGCCAGGGTGATGAAGACGGCGCGCACCTGGCAGAGATAGAGACAGACCAGCCCCGTCAGGATGCCGCCCACGCTGAGCAGGCGTATCAGCTTGCGCCGGGACGACAGCAGGAAGCCGCTGCCGAGCAGCACGGTGTAGAAGGCCCCCGCCGAAGCGCCGCCGGGCATGTCCGTCAGGCCCATGGGACGCAGCGCGACCTCGCCGCTGGCCGTCTCGAACTGGAGGCTGCGCAGGTAGCTCTCGCCCTGGCCTTCCACCACCGAGGAGAGGGCCGGCTGGAAGCGGCCGGGGAAGTAGACCTGGAGCACGCCCACCGAGGCGCTCGCCACGTTGAAGAGGAAGACGAGCGCCACCGTGCGGTGGAACGTCTTCGCGTCGATGGACAGCCGTGTCACCCATACCAGCGGCGCCACGACGGACAGCTCGATGCCGAGCTGCGCCAGTCCGGCCAGCACGCTCGACGTGCCG comes from Pyxidicoccus parkwaysis and encodes:
- a CDS encoding glycosyltransferase family 4 protein — translated: MRILFLNPVGILGGAERALLDLLACLKQLDAGLSLHLLAGTAGPLVDEARALGVEARALPLPERLSALGDSALRGRGPREALRFAAELAPTPLLLAGYGRALRREVAAVHPDLLHSNGIKTHLLSPVTVGLPLKRVWHIHDFLGERPLVRRALGTLAPLASAAIANSRAVGEDTREVLSGVPVHVVHNGVDVERFSPGAGDGTRLDALAGLPPAPEGTLRVGLVATYARWKGHDVFLEAAAELMRRNPALPARFYLVGAPLYRTPGSQFSEEELRGLIESRGLAGRAGLVPFQPEPAAVYRALDVFVHASTRREPFGLTIAEALACGRASIVSRASGAAEGLTDGVDALAVPPGDVRALVAALGTLLKDGALRARLGEAARRTAVERFSRERYASEILAVYRSLVRGA
- a CDS encoding glycosyltransferase family 4 protein, translated to MKRTRRLVTVSHSYVVTLNRRLANEMACVGGGEWDVTAVAPRFFHGDLSPLTLQREPGEPARIEDVRALFSRSLHGFVYGPELRARLANGVDLVHSWEEPYVLAGLEVALLTPRRVPLVFCTAQNLSKRYPPPFAQAERFVVQRASGWVAWGETVKENLLSRPGYAQRPARYIPMGVDTELFHPDRASGETLLRELGWETSGPPVVGYLGRFVPEKGLPLLMEALERLTTPWRALFAGGGPMEDALRAWGARHGDKVRVITGVPHTGVPRVLNAMDVLCAPSQTAPKWKEQFGRMLAEGFACGVPVLGSDSGEVPRTVGDAGLVLPEASPPAWTEALSGLLESPERRRELSERGRERAVTRFAWPVVARSHLDFFAEVMDAR
- a CDS encoding glycosyltransferase; amino-acid sequence: MRRPYTLIAGDFVATGGMDRANLALALWLAKQGGPVRLVAHRVAEELLGYSNVRFVHVPKPGNAYMLGEPLLDAVGRAWALRTRAEGGRVLANGGNCPVPGANWVHYVHGAYVSEPVGGALRWLKGRMSHRMYLRGEREALRRARVIIANSARTRADLVAATGVPESKVRVVYYGSEPQRFRPVSPEERRAARTALGWPESRRVALFVGALGDRRKGFDTLFHAWARLCARGDWGVDLKVVGVGAQREVWEREAQAKGLGERIQFLGFRKDVPVLLSAADLLVAPTRYEAYGLGVHEALCAGLPALVSRTAGVAERYPAALRGLLLDDPDDVDGLVRRLDAWREHEAEWALHVAALSESLRSQTWDGMAEAIYDVVEREG